gtcccattttaccctttgggtatggaacGCTAAAAAGGGTTTTTGAGGACTATGAGTAGATTTGCATGACTTGGGAATTACCATACACGTATTTTCCTAAAATTCCATTTTAAAAAACCAGTACCAAGGAATAAGAATAGGGGTTGTATTTAATTCGGTTTTCCTTACTAGATGGTTTCATTACGGGTTTCATTCACAACGACCCTATATAAGCCAGAGATGCGATGTCCATGCATGTCCATTGTCCAAGATATCAACAtgacatatatataataaaataatataattgtataAAGATGATCCATATTTTGAGGGCTTTCTCTTATTCATTTAAGGGGCTAATGTAACAAGAAACCTCTCAAGAAACTGTATTTTTGGCGAAGGCTATACAGTAGGTTTACAAAGTGACTTGTGAGCtaagataattaataattatattcggcgccattttttatttaaattttgcttTGATTCCAATCTGGCGGCTTCTGATGGCAGATAGCCTTCGTTCTAGTCAGTAGGTGATATGGGAGAAGATGGGTATGACGGTGCAGAGAGGTAAAATGGGGACCatacctactttaataaattatacaatgtCACCAGATAATTTGTTTTAACGGCATCTAGAGGCATTTAGCGACTGATTTTAGTGTCGCGCGCGTCTTTTTTCAGTGAttctaaaatctatatttttacgTTTACTAAGTGCGGGGACTAAGTATTCATGATGTATGGTACCGCCCGCTGATTTATTTTGTGCTGTGCAAGTACAAATCACGAAATCTGCTacacatatatttatttgtacaatcTTGGATACATAATATCCACTTATAATAGGGTACCAAGTACTAACGTGTGTGAATCGCTCACTGCGCATGTCGCAAATACTAACTACTAGTAGAGATGGTTATCATTGAAACCGTATCGATAAGTTGCAATAACGATAACACTAACTTCTAAAAATATGTTAGGTATGTCCtcatgtatgtacataataataagTAGTTAATCCTGCATATTTACATAgtaacaaaaaatctataaCTGCAAAGTTGTGTCGCGCGAACTATGTCTACTTAggaaaattatatatattttggcaTGGTTTATCAATGTATTTGTTAATAGGAGGCGTATCTATTCGCAATGCTGTATTTGTCGATATAATCCTTGATAGCATTGCACTGGCCTATTGGGGCGAACGAGGGACAATCACTCGCTAAGAGCGTCAGACGGGTCACTCCCGCGCTCCGAGTGGTAGCGCGAGATGTGATCTGTCGGTAATAAATACCCAAAGTTAAAAACCTACAATTGCAGATATTTTGTCTAGAATTTTTTAATAtcgtttaattaaaagtaattggGAGATGAAATATTATAAGAAAAGAAAGTctttttgtctgttttattCGCTGAGAATTGTTCggctaaaattaaaattatgtagatGTACGGACAAAATACGATACGAGATAACAAGAAATAAGCAAAATTCTGAACATTTGGAATATTCAGCTATTTTCATGTACTCGACTGAATCTCCATATAAGGGTTACTTGAGCGCAGATCGGAAACTAATTTCAGCTGTGCTTGCGCCATAGATACCAGTATTTGGACCATTTGTAACGAAATTCTTCAGAAGAAGACCATCTTTAACTGTCGTCTATCAAAATACCTTTAATTGTTTTAAGTACTTTATTAAAGCTTTAATGCTTTGGCGCCCTAAGTGTCTGTCTCAGTCATCTGGTTTAATCTGCGATTTAATTGAATGACTAGTGCGTTCATTGAATGTTCAATAAAGATCCTACAATCCACTGAACCGAAATACAGACTGGTGCGTGGCTTGACACTTCTGTGGCAACAATATCATATGGCCAAAACTATCCTTATAGCCACCAGTTTTTCTTTGACATGACAGGACGCTTAGACATGAAAGACTATAGAGGTCTATAGTCTTTCATGTCTAAGCGTCCTGtctgaaaataatattgcaacCGCATGAGCACCTGCACTTTGATCTAATTTATTCGTCAAAGAAAGGACAAGTCGAAAAAGTTAATACTATTATCCCCCTAAACCGCGCTATGATCTGATCAATCCTACTGGATCTAGAACACGTCGATGTTCAGAAAGGGAAAGAAAGTAAGTGAATAAAAGTCAGGAAGTgcataattacataataaacaCCGTTCATTCTCACGGCCTACTTGCGTCGGCGCATGCTTTGAATGGCTACGATATAGAACGATCTAGCTTGAGTTACCTACGATCAATATAATGCTTTTATAAGGCCAGTAGAATACTCGGGTTTTGTATTAGTACCATTGTTATTGCGAATGATAGTCTATTTTCAATGCGTCATTGCTTTGCTATCCTATTAGTtttatctactatttttttcttcgtGTAAGTTGTTTTACTTGATCATAACTAGATTTTAAAGTACTCGTCGACCAGATCTTGAGCTGACcttataaaatcaatttttcaTTTAATCACGTTGATAGCCGACGTATCTAGTTTTTTATCAAAGTCTCTTGTTGCAGGTGACAAATGGATGATTTCCTGTTTGGGCGTCCTGTACCTTACAAAGGGTCTTTTCTACAGAGTCGTTCCCGCCGACCAGAGAGTCGACGAAGCCTACGCTGGCGTTTTTAGGTAAGGGTCTGAGGGAACATGTTGATAGCacagtttttgaaataaaatgattttttggaAACTTCATCTACCTAGCCTCTATCTTTCAGGCTTAGAtcttattggccttactacaaaaactttaacgcctggtttacagttgtctaaaaattttgtggctgcaaaatgaaccatatgtcaacgtcataatttgacatttttttagacaaggcttaaactgacgtttaaaagtttttgtggtaagacggtatgtgTCTATTCataggaaaaggctagtcaCATAAGTAGAAAATCAGTCAccatataagtaaataatgtgAAGTTTTCAACGCCTACTGATTACGTTGTGTCACACTCGTGGGTGGTTTGCACTTGTATTCAAATCCAAGGAAAATTAAACAGTTCAAATAAGTATCCACATCTTTCGTAAACAACTTTTTACGAGGACCTATTACAAAGTGGACTTAACGTAGATAATCGATTATTTTCGCAGGTTTCGTCTATGGTGGTGTGGACAATGGCTAGAAGTGCTCGTGGACGATCGCTTGCCAACCGTGAACGGCAAACTTGCATTCCTACAGAGCAATCACACGGAACAGATGTGGCCAGCACTACTGGAAAAGGCTTATGCTAAGTAGGTTTGacttaatttgtaaatttatttagttttttgttcACGTATGACCTAGCTGTGCTTTAGGTCAGGtggatcatcatctgcctagcctttttcctagctatgttggggtcggcttcaagtctagcaggatgcagctgagtaccagtgatttacaaggagcgaccacttttttgacctcctcaacccagttacccgggcaaccttgGTAAAACTGATTGTCAGACGTTCtgacttctaactacccgtaactacAAATGACCACCTGGACCCAATAGTTTATCGAACCTTCAAAACTGgaaagaactcgtcatgacaagatggtgcCAAGGTGCCAAGGATAATATGGCTAGCGTTATGATGCATCGATCCGCGCGATTTTAACTAAGCCACTATAGCTCTTCGTGTCAGGGGAATGTCATGccttgtatgtatttttaatgttagtGATGGAGCGATCGATATGTCATACTCCCCTCCCCTCTCCAAGACAAACCACTCCCCGCTTTGCACGACCGCATCAGCGGGCAAACGAGTGAGATGATTAATAAAATTGGACAAGGATTCTGATAGATATTCTTGACAGTAACGGTGCTATCAAGGCTAGTTTCCCAACTTGTTAAATACAGGTAGAGAATAGCAAACTGAAGATAATAATTCGGAgaacactaaaaaaaaaaattttataaaatattctcgtcatccattttaaataatagagCTTCCACTAACTACCTACACTTAAATGTTAGGCAGATATTTCTTTCAGATTTGTCTCGCGAAATCTTTGCTGACTAGTTACTTTGGCTCACTCATATCATGCATTGATATGCCTACGATAAtcgtaatttaaaatattacattagcTTCTGCCAACGGTTTCACACGCGTTCCGTGGGAGCTGCTCAACAAACCCGGTCAAAAATAGCTCATAGCCTCCCTCGATAAATGCGCtatataacactgaaagaatttttcaattcggaAAAGTTGTCGATTAGCTCGTTCAAGCAACACACTTttccttcagctttataatattaacaagcATGTATAGATGTTATCTTTCTTTTTCAGATTGCACGGATCCTACGAGGCTCTAAAATACGGGAGCTTACTTGACGGGCTGGCGGACCTCACGGGGGGCATCACCGAGTCGCTGCAGATGACCGAACTGACTGATGCCGAGACCCTGAGGAGTTTGTTAAAAAACACCAGTCTCGTTACTGCACACCATGTGGCTACTGTAAGTATTCATACTATCCTGTAGTAGCTCCCGCACTcggagacatttaatggttacgtAAGCCATTTCTTTGGCAacccgtcactaaggagtgacttaagtaatcattaaatgtctccgAGTGTAAGAGATTTAACAATCTTCTTAGGAAAATCCTTCTATGGTCCTCTTTTGACGGGTAGGTAGTGTTTGTTAAAGTCTATCGTGTAAAATTAAGTGTAAATATACATAATCGCAGCGAAAGTGCTATGTTCAGAAGTCCTTTGTGCGATGCGAATGTTATCCAATTAACCGTGTCACTGCGAAATAATTTTAGGGACGTATAACTTTTGGTTAACCAAAAGCCTGCCTACGTATTCACCCACgaatatgttatttttaaagtttgacagaattttctcaaaaaattaATGTAATAGGTAAAAAAGAGTCGTTTGCTacgtaaacaataattttaacaaaactttTCAGGCCCCTGAAGATAAAATTCCCGAGCTTCAATCCGAAATGAATTACGTTGTATTGAACGTGGAACAGGTAAGAGATaacttataacattttataaggttcttcttaaatttgttttttcgaGATGTCAGACTATTCTACAGTTCATAGCTTGGATTTTCTTCTTAACTTGCAGGTGGAAAGCACCAAAGGTCTAGTACACGTCGTGCGTGTACTTCGGCCGCTCGGCATAGGAGAAGTTCCCGTGCCCTACATAGTATTGAACCCAGATTCGTAAGTTATCATTTCTTCCCCATGAATTTCATTCGGAACTCTGTTTTACTCGACGCACAAGGGCATTCAGTAACCACAGTGTAAACCTGCAACTTTCTACTTACTTCcacttagtttaaaaatattatttaaaaacaaaaacccgACCATGTTAAAAATCTCATGTAACGACCCGTAAAGGCAGAACATAAATAAGGTGTCGCAGTTGGGGGACCATTCTATTGAATCTACTTACCTGTTTATCTAGCTAAGAACTACCCCAACTGTGATCTTTCTTCTAATATACTTCTACAAGTGTGAATATAAAACTCACGATTTTCAGCTGGCAAACTATCCCTCAGCAAGAAAGAGACCGCTTTATCTCAACACCCAAAGGCATATGGATGTTGTTCTCGGAATTTCAACGCGTTTTCACACGCATCGAAGTAGTGCACTTGGACTCAGAGACCTGTAGAGCAGAACCATTTTTAGCTGACAAATCAAAGTGGCAGATGAAGATGCACCAAGGTGCCTGGAAGAGAGGAGTCTCGGCTGGAGGATGTCGGAACTACACGAGTGagtactttttgaatgtacaaTGAAGTGTTGCGGTTATCAAAGGAAAAAAAAGAACAGGTGTTCCTTCgaattaggtatataaataagtCCTATCAGATACGTTAATGTTAACtactaacccccttacttataaaatcactaatcatcttctaagcaacattttaactaatcactacttaaagtcttaagtagtgattaaattttagttaagacatgcttaagcaacgtttataagtaagaattttcttaaacagcccttaagtattacttatatttaattcacgtttataagtaaggctgttaggtACTACCTTTGTTAACTCAATACCTACCTAAGGATCTATCAGACAGGAAGCGGTCACGCGGTCAAGCGGTTAGCTTTGCATTCTGACCGCGTCAGTCAAGTAGAACTAGTAGTAGAGCTCGAACGCAGAACGCGTGACGTGACCGCTCTCTGTCTGATAGATCCCTTAATTAAATCTTTCAactatatgtacctacctacattatttatgtacattgCAGATTTTTTTCACACCAACCCACAAATCCAAATAGTCCTAACAGAACCGGATACTGTCATCATATCTCTCAACCAGCACTGTACTATGGAACCCAAAGTCATCGGCTTCAGCATTTTCAAAATTCCTGCACCTTTGAACGAGACTGCAAGAGccttatttttcagaaaagtgAAAAGTACCATAAATTCTCAATACACAAATAGTCGACAAGTTACTCACAGGTGTGTAatgagttttaaaattatttaaaatgtataaactAGAATTAAGAAATCAATagatattgtacctacataaagtcTCATTAAGATCATATGTGTCAGTTCGCGGTAAAAGGTACCTGTTGGCACTTAcgacattatgtttttttagtctaagcaaGATTGTAGAATTTGTATCTCCAAATGACTTAAGCACCAAAGTCCATAAGGAACCTTTTGTCATGAAATGACACATATgaataaatagttaaaatagtAAATAGATCGACAATCGAGCGATAACGTGTCGCCAAAAATTAACTAAGTACTTACGTCTGTTGAGTGAGTTTTTCATGTGTTAGTAAATATACCTGCTTTTATCAACTTTGAAATCGGTATTTGCTGTGTCTTTATTTTGATCATAGAACATTTTTCAAAGTATCGCTGGTTTCGTTGTTATGCGTTTGATATATTCGGGACCACTGCTTACTGCCTCTTAGAGTGTCCGCATTTTGTAGTCATGCCACATATAGTATCTGTTACGCATTGCAAATCTATCAAACAGTAGCGGGATCCTAAATCTATGGTTAAGATTGACAATTTTCTTAGGTCCTTTTCCGCACAAAATTGTGACCTCCTGTcccaattaattattaaatggcTATCATTTCACAGATCACGGCTAGAAGCAAGTGCCTTCATAATTATGCCTACAACATTTGAGCCACGCGATGAAGCTAACTTCACTTTAAGAGTATTCTCAAGCAAACCGATCAAGATGAAGTTGCTGGACAATCCGCCGCAGATGACGAAAACTGCTATAGTAAAGGCTCTCCCGGTAGTAAAAGTGAATAGCTTTAAGCAATACGAAGCTATATTCCTCCAATTGGCTGATGAACATAAGTCGATAGACCCGTTTGAACTGCAAGAACTGCTTGACGCGTGTCTCCCTAATGACTACATCAAGAGTTGCGCTTCTATAGACACGTGCAGACAGATCGTTTTATCGTTAGATGTATccttttcaatttcttttttgtttgattcGTGATTAATGTATTGACTATAGGCACGCGACTGACCAATGTTTTCTCAGTTAGATACTGTTTTTTTCTCTTGGTTTTCTACTAATTCGTTATTTAATCacgtttttacaattttaaaattaattaaaaaatgcataaaattcTTTAACCGACACCACAGAAAAAAGGCACAGGTCGAATAACGCTATCTGACTTCAAAGACCTCATGTGTAGTTTGAAGCACTGGCAGCTCGTGTTCAGGACGCACGCTCTAGAAAAGATGGGTGTCCTGAGGGCTGAGAGGTTTCGTGACGCCCTCCGTGACGTCGGTTTCATAGTACCCGAGAAAGTGATGAACCTCCTTGTTCTGAGGTATATGAGAAAAGACGGCATGCTCAGGTTCGGTGACTTCGTTTCGGCTGTGATGCATCTACATCGTGCGTTTGGTAAGAACACAAATATTAGCCCAATAATTACCTTCCTGCCTATCTTTTTAAGGGTTACGTAGTTATATCCAACCCTTATAGTTACgacatgtctgtctgtccgtccgctGATAATCTCAAAAGTAGAACTTTGTAAAGACTTTCCaggaaaataattttagtagtgTAGTTTGGGCTACTTCACTGTTTAGATTTTTCTGAGTTGATGGGGTCGCGACAGTCATTGTCGGGAAACTACAAAACCCTACACTGAGCGTGGCCCGACACGTTCTTGGCTGGTTTTTTATATAACTTCGTACACTCATTTTTTTATACTCCCTAAAAAAAGAAATCtcctaagtaggtaagtacctaatatgttgtaatttttttcccAGAAATATACCACAGAAGCAACAGCCTACGAACGGAAGGCGTTCAAATGAATTTAACAGAGGTAAatgcttaaaattattattataaattaaatagaatcATCATCACCTTAGAATTGTTATCTATAGTGCTATTGTAGCTACTTTGTGTTTCTACTTTAATTGGGTAATGATTGCTGTCATTAAGTTTAGCGCGTTTTGCTTTGTAAAAAAACTGGTACCTACACAACTgcattcggtttgactggaagccgaccccaacataaagGGGAAACGACCGGACAGACGATGAGTCTTTGCGCAATTGCTAGTTCCATATTCACTTACAGAATAGTAATTGAtcgaatgtaaaaaaaatgcattgaaAAGTAGAAAAAtcctatttgaaaattatttttctattggAAAGCCTCTAGCTAGGGTGATGGTGACCGGACGCGGGTGCAAATGattagttaataaaatattaattttaatcatttttgtttACAGTGGCTGAAGAATGCTTTTATGTGTTAAGAATTCAAGACTGGAAGTGCTAGCGGTAATGCAGAAAGGAAGGAATAGGTGTACTAATGTTGTATAACTTTGCGTGTTGTGATTACGTTATATTTTTGGACGTATTTTATAACCAGTGTTTCGGCTATTATTCCGATTACCTCTTAGTTTGTACTACAACCATCAGTCGATAATACTTAGGTTAAGTATTTAGGCACCTAAAATCATTATGGGACCATAGAcggtggctgacttagtaatttagaaggcaatgCAGATTTTTAGAGGAGACTAAAGCTCATAAaagatgtttgtttacatagtaGCCATTAATAACTAAGTAGCTCACTACTGGGTTGTGATACGATTTCAGGAAAACGAAGAACCGTTTCCACCACTAATCATTAAATGTTTAGCGcttaaatgtaatttaaaagtatAGTGAAATAGTAAACATTAGGTACTGATAAATAGGTGCCTGAGACAACATGCTGGTTCGTACATAGGTCGACGATGGCACAGACAGTTTATGTAGCGGTACTTTCTACATATTCTCTATTTAAGTAAGCACTAAAGCAGCCACACTCAACCTTTctcaattttaaatttttggcGGGGCCACATGGACCATAGACAAATCAAAGAAGACGCGCAGGTCGCAAAAAAATTGGTGAAAAAAAACCGACGAAGTTGGAATCGCGCACGAGGGGTTCGAGTACTATACATCGAAGCACAGACCAGTACATAAATGAAGGGCGCGATTATTTTTTTGGTCGTTTCAAATCCCCCTTTCACCCTTTGATGTTTTG
This window of the Helicoverpa zea isolate HzStark_Cry1AcR chromosome 31, ilHelZeax1.1, whole genome shotgun sequence genome carries:
- the LOC124645241 gene encoding calpain-C, with translation MTDYERIKQTCLEKGELWEDPDFPASPYSVFYHQIPPFHFEWKRSKEIYQNPSFIHDRNEVFDVIPGKLGDKWMISCLGVLYLTKGLFYRVVPADQRVDEAYAGVFRFRLWWCGQWLEVLVDDRLPTVNGKLAFLQSNHTEQMWPALLEKAYAKLHGSYEALKYGSLLDGLADLTGGITESLQMTELTDAETLRSLLKNTSLVTAHHVATAPEDKIPELQSEMNYVVLNVEQVESTKGLVHVVRVLRPLGIGEVPVPYIVLNPDSWQTIPQQERDRFISTPKGIWMLFSEFQRVFTRIEVVHLDSETCRAEPFLADKSKWQMKMHQGAWKRGVSAGGCRNYTNFFHTNPQIQIVLTEPDTVIISLNQHCTMEPKVIGFSIFKIPAPLNETARALFFRKVKSTINSQYTNSRQVTHRSRLEASAFIIMPTTFEPRDEANFTLRVFSSKPIKMKLLDNPPQMTKTAIVKALPVVKVNSFKQYEAIFLQLADEHKSIDPFELQELLDACLPNDYIKSCASIDTCRQIVLSLDKKGTGRITLSDFKDLMCSLKHWQLVFRTHALEKMGVLRAERFRDALRDVGFIVPEKVMNLLVLRYMRKDGMLRFGDFVSAVMHLHRAFEIYHRSNSLRTEGVQMNLTEWLKNAFMC